A region of Pyxidicoccus parkwaysis DNA encodes the following proteins:
- a CDS encoding serine/threonine-protein kinase gives MATPTQTSPVSRFLDSHLRRDAQARELSVARFMAGLSGASVVVAAALGPSLGWGLTQALMGLSAVLCAWYTVLWRVLRSGVFHPAVPWINVAIEVSIPAVVLAFDLRYQGPIYALTAPTLVIWPTLITLATLRSNPKLALSAGILVAAEYLGIYFLFVRPLLPDDALITLTPRFIATRAFFFVAAGVFTATLARHFLQLTRGALSALREQEVMGKYVLHERIGAGGMAEVYRATYCPEGGFQKAVALKRILPAFTDNEEFVTLFRHEAELCSSLNHPNIVQVFDLGRHGGTYFLAMEFVDGLPLSSLTRALGRKPLPLAAATYVAAELASALDYLHRKTGPDGQPLRLVHRDVNPPNVLVSRFGDVKLSDFGIARGAARAQLTMAGSVRGKLGYMAPEQALGRPFDGRADLFALGLTLYEVLTGRRALQAPTDELLLRAAVDQQLAPPSHINPEIPAALDAVVMRLLEKDPARRTATGAELRAQLLALEGAAAPFPRGQALMAQAARDALEQARRAVVQQQAEDDVRTSQRLTMRA, from the coding sequence ATGGCCACGCCCACCCAGACGAGTCCCGTCTCGCGCTTTCTCGACAGCCATCTGCGCCGGGACGCGCAGGCGAGGGAGTTGTCCGTGGCCCGCTTCATGGCGGGCCTGTCCGGTGCCTCGGTGGTGGTGGCTGCGGCGCTGGGGCCGTCTTTGGGCTGGGGGCTGACGCAGGCGCTGATGGGGCTCTCGGCGGTGCTGTGCGCCTGGTACACGGTGCTGTGGCGGGTGCTGCGCTCCGGCGTGTTCCACCCCGCCGTGCCGTGGATCAACGTGGCGATTGAGGTGAGCATCCCCGCGGTGGTGCTGGCGTTCGACCTGCGCTACCAGGGGCCCATCTACGCGCTCACCGCGCCCACCCTCGTCATCTGGCCCACGCTGATTACGCTGGCCACGCTGCGCAGCAACCCGAAGCTGGCTCTCTCCGCCGGCATCCTCGTGGCCGCCGAGTACCTGGGCATCTACTTCCTCTTCGTGCGCCCGCTGTTGCCGGACGACGCGCTCATCACCCTCACCCCGCGCTTCATCGCCACGCGCGCCTTCTTCTTCGTCGCGGCGGGCGTCTTCACCGCCACCCTCGCGCGGCACTTCCTCCAGCTCACACGCGGCGCGCTGTCCGCCCTGCGCGAGCAGGAGGTCATGGGCAAGTACGTGCTGCACGAGCGCATCGGCGCGGGCGGCATGGCGGAGGTGTACCGCGCCACCTACTGCCCCGAGGGCGGCTTCCAGAAGGCGGTGGCCCTCAAGCGAATCCTGCCGGCCTTCACCGACAACGAGGAGTTCGTCACCCTCTTCCGCCACGAGGCGGAGCTGTGCTCCTCGCTCAACCACCCCAACATCGTCCAGGTGTTCGACCTGGGGCGCCACGGCGGCACGTACTTCCTGGCCATGGAGTTCGTGGACGGGCTGCCCCTGAGCAGCCTCACCCGGGCGCTGGGGCGCAAGCCGCTGCCGCTGGCGGCGGCGACATACGTCGCGGCGGAGCTGGCGTCCGCGCTGGACTACCTCCACCGGAAGACGGGGCCGGACGGGCAGCCGCTGCGCCTGGTGCACCGGGACGTCAACCCGCCCAACGTGCTGGTGTCCCGCTTCGGCGACGTGAAGCTGTCGGACTTCGGCATCGCCCGGGGCGCGGCGCGCGCGCAGCTCACCATGGCCGGCAGCGTGCGCGGCAAGCTGGGCTACATGGCGCCGGAGCAGGCCCTGGGCCGGCCCTTCGACGGGCGCGCGGACCTCTTCGCGCTGGGCCTGACGCTGTACGAGGTGCTCACCGGCCGGCGTGCGCTGCAAGCGCCCACGGACGAGCTGCTCCTGCGCGCGGCGGTGGACCAACAGCTGGCGCCACCGTCGCATATCAACCCGGAGATACCCGCCGCGCTGGACGCAGTGGTGATGCGCCTGTTGGAGAAGGACCCGGCGCGCCGCACGGCCACGGGCGCGGAGCTGCGCGCGCAGCTGCTGGCCCTGGAGGGCGCGGCC
- a CDS encoding lamin tail domain-containing protein yields MRMSPRLLLAALGAVLLFNAGCSDDPACEGDGCGIAAPVCGNGVKEGSEQCDDGNRTNGDGCQSDCTPTPTQTAAVCGNGKVEGLEVCDDGNTAGGDACAADCSFVVSRCAAADAPELSSGATCEVTKAGNGARLFTGVVLKDGETLLGGQVLVDDKGIIQCSACDCSTAGGAAEATQVSCPRGVISPGLINPHDHITFPDKPYVGTEERYEHRHDWRTGLGGHTRVGNGGSKSAFDVVGYQELRQVMAGTTSIAGAGSAPGLLRNVDVSTVARQEGLNEGYANSDTFPLQDNGGETLSTGCGYPALPSSSGLPKVAAYLPHIAEGIDARSANEFRCLSSGNSDVLFGRTSVIHGIGLTAKDMASMAARGTGLIWSPRSNIALYGDTAMVPAYKHLGVSISLGTDWLQSGSMNLLRELKCADYLNSTYYANTLSDEQLWRMVTANPADATDIFEKVGRIAPGKVADLAIFRLRTFKDSPHRAVVAANPEDVALTMRGGKALYGDGALVDALKGTDTCDTLDVCGAAKAVCLQSEVGKNLAALRAANSNAYPLFACGTPDNEPVCSPRRASTDERWLASRNGSSLYTSEVKAEDKDGDGVADSADNCPTIFNPVRPMDNGAQADSDGDRVGDACDPCPLDANSTSCAVKNPADGDGDGVPTWKDNCPFLPNANQADADGDGKGDACDGCPTEANGTCAKADPTDPDLDGILTPGDNCPYLANPDQMDTDGDGQGNACDACLVANPDGAPCPTTIYELKTAVNGAVPLLNNKVALTNVIVTAVNATGTSGYFVQTFPPPADKGVERSAIYVFGPKAEIAVGDRLDITQANLALYFGVLELTNVTVTKLSSGNALPDPVVVRTEEIRTGGARAEALDGVLLEVRDVYVTSGEDTRGSITVDENQSATAGLKVDDQAFDFPVPALGTRYLNLRGVLTFSFAEYRLLPRGASDMRVPLPPLPALTSLTGGGFIRVGSSTGNTFPTALTVTMASAYPEAVTVAVTSDNASALGVVNDSVVIPAGQTTATVKLNPLAQAAAVTLTATLGDSSVQHTVRVLGQNEQPNVSRINPATTTMVPGGTVTLTVELDRPAPANTTVALSLDPATGFGSVVPANATLAVPADATSASFTFTADEGATGTTGAVTATLGSSSASTTVTLDQDAPRLVSLVPSSGVTVPAGGTQEFRVTLDRAPTADVSVTLAATPGANVTRFGAVPATVTVAANTTEATFTFTADAQGEGVGTVSASLSGINRSTPVTVTPPPPKLSVVSPATVTVYFGSTQDFTVALDRKAPAGGITVNVALVPAEGLGTLAASSVTIAEGQTSATVQFTPGTAAATGRLDATYEGVTKSANITVSERPVIGHVVISEISARGPTSSPTTNTDEYVELYNPTAADVDLTGWKLQYKSATGTTNYSGNFDFPDGTRIKAHGYLLIANAGYTGSVAKDLTHTIDMSASTTSTGGGHVRIGPNLDSKNLNDPNTVDKVGWGAANQPEGTAAPAHPAAGGSLERKARASSTATSMGAGGADETAGNGWDDNDNSKDIIQRAVRDPQNSASPTEAP; encoded by the coding sequence ATGCGAATGTCCCCACGCCTCCTGCTGGCTGCGCTCGGCGCGGTCCTACTGTTCAATGCCGGATGTTCCGACGACCCCGCCTGTGAGGGAGACGGCTGTGGCATCGCCGCGCCCGTCTGCGGCAACGGGGTGAAGGAGGGCAGCGAGCAGTGCGACGACGGCAACCGCACCAACGGTGACGGCTGCCAGTCGGACTGCACGCCGACGCCGACGCAGACCGCCGCCGTCTGTGGCAACGGCAAGGTGGAGGGGCTGGAGGTATGCGACGACGGCAACACCGCCGGCGGTGACGCCTGCGCGGCGGACTGCTCGTTCGTGGTGAGCCGCTGCGCCGCCGCGGATGCACCCGAGCTTTCGAGCGGGGCCACCTGCGAGGTGACGAAGGCCGGCAACGGCGCGCGCCTCTTCACGGGCGTGGTGCTGAAGGACGGCGAGACGCTGCTGGGCGGCCAGGTGCTGGTGGACGACAAGGGCATCATCCAGTGCTCCGCGTGTGACTGCTCCACCGCTGGCGGCGCCGCCGAGGCCACGCAGGTGTCCTGCCCGAGGGGCGTCATCTCCCCGGGCCTCATCAACCCGCATGACCACATCACCTTCCCGGACAAGCCGTACGTGGGGACGGAGGAGCGGTACGAGCACCGCCACGACTGGCGCACCGGCCTGGGCGGCCACACGCGCGTGGGCAATGGCGGCAGCAAGTCGGCCTTCGACGTCGTCGGCTACCAGGAGTTGCGGCAGGTGATGGCCGGCACCACCAGCATCGCGGGCGCGGGCAGTGCGCCGGGCCTGCTGCGCAACGTGGACGTCAGCACCGTGGCCCGCCAGGAGGGGCTCAACGAGGGCTACGCGAACTCGGACACCTTCCCGCTGCAGGACAACGGCGGTGAGACGCTGTCCACGGGCTGCGGCTACCCGGCGCTGCCGTCGTCCTCGGGGCTGCCGAAGGTGGCCGCCTACCTGCCGCACATCGCGGAGGGCATCGACGCGCGGTCCGCCAATGAGTTCCGCTGCCTGTCGTCCGGCAACTCCGACGTGCTCTTCGGGCGCACCTCCGTCATCCACGGCATCGGCCTGACGGCGAAGGACATGGCCAGCATGGCGGCGCGGGGCACCGGCCTCATCTGGTCGCCGCGCTCCAACATCGCGCTGTACGGCGACACCGCCATGGTGCCGGCCTACAAGCACCTGGGCGTGAGCATCTCCCTGGGCACCGACTGGCTCCAGTCCGGCTCCATGAACCTGCTGCGCGAGCTGAAGTGCGCGGACTACCTCAACAGCACCTACTACGCGAACACGCTGTCCGACGAGCAGCTGTGGCGCATGGTGACGGCCAACCCCGCGGACGCGACGGACATCTTCGAGAAGGTGGGCCGCATCGCCCCGGGCAAGGTGGCGGACCTGGCCATCTTCCGGCTGCGCACCTTCAAGGACTCGCCGCACCGCGCGGTGGTGGCGGCCAACCCCGAGGACGTCGCCCTCACCATGCGCGGCGGCAAGGCGCTCTACGGTGACGGCGCCCTGGTGGACGCGCTGAAGGGCACGGACACCTGCGACACGCTGGACGTCTGCGGCGCCGCCAAGGCGGTGTGCCTCCAGTCGGAGGTGGGCAAGAATCTGGCGGCCCTGCGGGCGGCCAACAGCAACGCGTACCCGCTGTTCGCCTGCGGCACGCCGGACAACGAGCCGGTGTGCTCGCCCCGCCGCGCCTCCACGGACGAGCGGTGGCTGGCCTCGCGCAACGGCTCCTCGCTCTACACCAGCGAGGTGAAGGCGGAGGACAAGGACGGCGACGGCGTCGCCGACAGCGCGGACAACTGCCCCACCATCTTCAACCCGGTGCGCCCCATGGACAACGGCGCGCAGGCGGACTCGGACGGGGACCGCGTGGGTGATGCGTGCGACCCGTGCCCGCTGGACGCCAACTCCACCTCGTGCGCCGTGAAGAACCCCGCGGACGGCGACGGCGACGGCGTGCCCACGTGGAAGGACAACTGCCCCTTCCTGCCCAACGCGAACCAGGCGGACGCGGACGGTGACGGCAAGGGCGACGCGTGCGACGGCTGCCCCACGGAGGCCAATGGCACCTGCGCCAAGGCGGACCCCACGGACCCGGACCTCGACGGCATCCTGACGCCGGGCGACAACTGCCCCTACCTGGCCAACCCGGACCAGATGGACACGGACGGTGACGGCCAGGGCAACGCGTGCGACGCGTGCCTCGTGGCGAACCCCGACGGCGCCCCGTGCCCCACCACCATCTACGAGCTGAAGACGGCGGTGAATGGCGCCGTTCCGCTGCTCAACAACAAGGTGGCGCTGACCAACGTCATCGTCACCGCGGTGAATGCCACCGGCACCAGCGGCTACTTCGTCCAGACCTTCCCGCCCCCGGCGGACAAGGGCGTGGAGCGCTCCGCCATCTACGTCTTCGGGCCCAAGGCGGAAATCGCCGTGGGAGACCGGCTGGACATCACCCAGGCGAACCTGGCGCTCTACTTCGGAGTGCTGGAGCTGACGAACGTGACTGTCACGAAGCTCAGCTCGGGCAACGCGCTGCCGGACCCCGTGGTGGTCCGCACCGAGGAGATTCGCACCGGCGGGGCTCGCGCCGAGGCGCTGGATGGCGTGCTGCTGGAGGTGCGCGACGTCTACGTCACCAGCGGCGAGGACACCCGCGGCTCCATCACCGTGGACGAGAACCAGAGCGCCACGGCGGGCCTCAAGGTGGACGACCAGGCCTTCGACTTCCCGGTGCCGGCCCTGGGCACGCGCTACCTCAACCTGCGCGGCGTGCTGACCTTCAGCTTCGCCGAGTACCGCCTGCTGCCGCGCGGCGCGAGCGACATGCGCGTCCCGCTGCCGCCGCTGCCCGCGCTGACGAGCCTCACCGGTGGCGGTTTCATCCGCGTGGGCTCCAGCACCGGGAACACCTTCCCGACGGCGCTCACCGTGACGATGGCCTCCGCCTACCCCGAGGCCGTCACCGTGGCGGTCACCTCCGACAACGCCTCGGCGCTGGGCGTGGTGAATGACAGCGTGGTCATCCCCGCGGGCCAGACGACCGCGACGGTGAAGCTGAACCCGCTGGCCCAGGCCGCCGCCGTCACGCTCACGGCGACGCTGGGTGACTCCAGCGTGCAGCACACGGTGCGCGTGCTGGGGCAGAACGAGCAGCCGAACGTGAGCCGCATCAACCCCGCCACGACGACGATGGTGCCGGGCGGCACGGTGACGCTGACGGTGGAGCTGGACCGGCCGGCGCCCGCCAACACCACGGTGGCGCTCAGCCTGGACCCGGCGACGGGCTTCGGCTCCGTCGTCCCGGCGAACGCGACGCTGGCGGTGCCGGCGGACGCCACGAGCGCGTCCTTCACCTTCACCGCGGACGAGGGTGCGACGGGCACCACGGGCGCGGTGACGGCGACGCTGGGCAGCAGCTCGGCGAGCACCACGGTGACGCTGGACCAGGATGCGCCGCGCCTGGTGTCGCTGGTGCCGTCCTCGGGCGTGACGGTGCCGGCGGGCGGCACGCAGGAGTTCCGCGTGACGCTGGACCGGGCTCCCACGGCGGATGTGAGCGTGACGCTGGCGGCCACGCCGGGGGCGAACGTGACGCGCTTCGGCGCCGTGCCCGCGACGGTGACGGTGGCGGCGAACACGACGGAGGCCACCTTCACCTTCACCGCGGATGCACAGGGCGAGGGTGTGGGCACGGTGTCCGCGTCCCTGTCCGGCATCAACCGCTCCACGCCCGTCACGGTGACGCCGCCGCCGCCGAAGCTCAGCGTGGTGTCCCCGGCCACGGTGACGGTGTACTTCGGCTCGACGCAGGACTTCACCGTGGCGCTGGACCGCAAGGCTCCGGCGGGTGGCATCACCGTCAACGTGGCGCTGGTGCCGGCCGAGGGCCTGGGCACCCTGGCCGCTTCCTCGGTGACCATCGCCGAGGGGCAGACGAGCGCCACGGTGCAGTTCACGCCGGGCACCGCCGCGGCGACCGGACGGCTGGATGCGACCTATGAGGGCGTGACGAAGAGCGCCAACATCACCGTGTCCGAGCGCCCCGTCATCGGCCATGTGGTCATCAGCGAAATCTCCGCGCGCGGCCCGACGTCTTCGCCCACGACGAACACGGACGAGTACGTCGAGCTCTACAACCCCACTGCGGCGGACGTCGACCTGACCGGCTGGAAGCTCCAGTACAAGAGCGCGACGGGCACGACGAACTACTCGGGCAACTTCGACTTCCCGGACGGCACGCGCATCAAGGCCCACGGCTACCTGCTCATCGCGAACGCCGGCTACACGGGCAGCGTGGCGAAGGACCTGACCCACACCATCGACATGTCCGCGTCGACCACGTCGACGGGTGGCGGCCACGTCCGCATCGGCCCGAACCTGGACTCGAAGAACCTCAACGACCCCAACACGGTGGACAAGGTGGGCTGGGGCGCCGCCAACCAGCCGGAGGGCACCGCGGCTCCGGCCCACCCGGCCGCGGGAGGCAGCCTGGAGCGCAAGGCGCGCGCCTCCTCCACCGCGACGAGCATGGGCGCGGGCGGCGCGGACGAGACGGCCGGCAATGGCTGGGATGACAATGACAACTCGAAGGACATCATCCAGCGCGCGGTGCGTGACCCGCAGAACTCCGCGAGCCCGACCGAGGCGCCGTGA